The following proteins come from a genomic window of Vibrio vulnificus NBRC 15645 = ATCC 27562:
- a CDS encoding MarR family winged helix-turn-helix transcriptional regulator, with the protein MLNLEKLNQTLTEFYDKMSSWEQSVVKETGYSLAQIHTIEVLGCHGALRMKELAEKLGITTGTLTVQIEKLVKAELIERCALPEDRRAIVVKLTEAGQVIHRQHNQLHLDLVRELTRHIDEEQQALLLSCLEKMNQEF; encoded by the coding sequence ATGCTAAATTTAGAAAAACTCAATCAAACTCTGACTGAATTCTACGACAAGATGTCTTCGTGGGAGCAATCGGTGGTGAAAGAAACCGGTTACTCATTGGCGCAAATTCACACCATTGAAGTGCTCGGCTGTCACGGTGCGTTGCGAATGAAGGAACTGGCAGAAAAACTAGGCATCACAACCGGTACGCTAACGGTGCAGATAGAAAAACTGGTCAAAGCAGAGTTGATTGAGCGCTGTGCACTTCCAGAAGATCGACGTGCCATCGTCGTCAAGCTAACAGAAGCGGGACAAGTGATTCATCGCCAGCACAATCAATTGCATCTTGATTTGGTTCGCGAGCTCACACGCCATATCGACGAAGAGCAGCAAGCGTTGCTGCTCTCTTGCCTTGAGAAGATGAAT